The Castanea sativa cultivar Marrone di Chiusa Pesio chromosome 11, ASM4071231v1 genome contains a region encoding:
- the LOC142615999 gene encoding uncharacterized protein LOC142615999 → MADSRVNETSHHHFRSNSFPTRAHPLISEFNEQLRRLRCSEATSSSSTSLSQKLIGLQDLHDCVDNLLQLPFAQALAQEQNRKWFNELLDGSIRLVDVCGIARDALLQTKECTRELQSTLRRRHGSKLELRREVEKYLASRKVVKKAMQKALKGMQTKLNSKKNEDLAIVSMLKELEAVTILVLESLLTFIAGPKLLSKSSGWFVVSKLVHPKRIACEGEETDANEFEKVVAALQTLISHNTSKSDYSIHVQNVQNWMGRLESSIQDVEEVLECLYRCLVKTRVSLLNNLNH, encoded by the coding sequence ATGGCTGACTCTCGTGTCAACGAAACCTCCCATCACCATTTTCGCTCTAACAGCTTTCCCACTAGAGCACACCCGCTCATATCAGAATTCAACGAACAATTGAGAAGATTGAGATGTTCTGAAGCAACCTCTTCATCTTCAACATCATTAAGCCAGAAACTAATTGGGCTTCAAGATTTGCATGACTGTGTTGATAACTTGCTCCAGTTACCTTTTGCGCAGGCCTTAGCCCAAGAGCAAAATCGGAAATGGTTTAATGAGCTGTTGGATGGATCTATCAGGCTCGTGGATGTGTGTGGTATTGCAAGGGATGCATTGTTGCAAACAAAGGAATGCACACGTGAACTTCAATCAACCCTGCGCAGAAGACATGGCAGTAAATTGGAGCTTAGAAGGGAAGTTGAAAAATACTTGGCCTCTAGGAAGGTGGTAAAAAAGGCAATGCAGAAGGCCTTAAAGGGCATGCAAACTAAGCTGAACtctaagaaaaatgaagatCTAGCCATTGTTAGCATGTTAAAAGAGCTGGAGGCTGTAACTATCTTGGTCCTTGAATCACTCTTGACCTTTATAGCTGGACCAAAGTTACTATCAAAATCAAGTGGCTGGTTTGTAGTTTCGAAGTTGGTGCACCCCAAGAGAATAGCATGTGAGGGTGAAGAAACAGATGCAAATGAATTTGAGAAGGTAGTTGCAGCATTACAAACTCTCATTAGTCACAATACAAGCAAATCTGATTACTCCATCCATGTTCAGAATGTGCAGAACTGGATGGGGAGGTTGGAGTCCAGCATTCAAGATGTGGAAGAGGTGCTTGAATGTTTGTATAGGTGTCTAGTCAAGACCCGAGTTTCCTTGCTCAACAACCTCAACCACTAG